The following proteins are encoded in a genomic region of Cervus elaphus chromosome 15, mCerEla1.1, whole genome shotgun sequence:
- the RGR gene encoding RPE-retinal G protein-coupled receptor isoform X1: MAESGTLPPGFGELEVLAVGTVLLVEALSGLSLNILTILSFCKTPELRTPSHLLVLSLALADTGISLNALVAATSSLLRRWPYGSEGCQAHGFQGFATALASICSSAAIAWGRYHHFCTRRSPGSACRGGQSEGSRLDWNTAVSLVLFVWLSSAFWAALPLLGWGHYDYEPLGTCCTLDYSRGDRNFTSFLFTMAFFNFLLPLFITVVSYRLMEQKLGKTSRPPVNTVLPARTLLLGWGPYALLYLYATIADATSLSPKLQMVPALIAKTMPTVNAVNYALGSEMVHRGTWQCLSPQRRERSREQ; this comes from the exons atgGCGGAGTCCGGGACCCTGCCCCCTGGCTTCGGGGAGCTGGAGGTGCTGGCCGTGGGGACGGTGCTGCTGGTGGAAG CTCTTTCTGGCCTCAGCCTAAACATCCTGACCATCCTCTCTTTCTGCAAGACCCCAGAGCTGCGGACCCCCAGCCACCTGCTGGTGTTGAGCTTGGCGCTGGCCGACACTGGGATCAGCCTGAATGCCCTCGTTGCAGCCACGTCCAGCCTCCTCCG GCGCTGGCCCTACGGCTCAGAAGGCTGCCAGGCCCACGGCTTCCAGGGCTTCGCCACCGCACTGGCCAGCATCTGCAGCAGCGCAGCCATCGCCTGGGGGCGCTATCACCACTTCTGCACCCGTAGGTCTCCGGGTTCCGCGTGCCGAGGGGGTCAGAGCGAAG GCAGCCGACTGGACTGGAACACGGCCGTCTCCCTGGTGCTCTTCGTATGGCTGTCTTCTGCTTTCTGGGCGGCGCTGCCCCTCCTGGGCTGGGGCCACTATGACTATGAGCCGCTGGGGACCTGCTGCACCCTGGACTATTCCAGGGGGGACAG AAACTTCACCAGCTTCCTCTTCACCATGGCCTTTTTCAACTTCCTCCTGCCCCTTTTCATCACAGTCGTATCCTATCGGCTCATGGAGCAGAAACTCGGGAAGACCAGCCGTCCCCCG GTGAACACCGTCCTGCCAGCCAGGACGCTGCTGCTCGGCTGGGGCCCCTACGCGCTCCTGTATCTGTACGCCACCATCGCGGATGCAACCTCCCTCTCCCCCAAGCTGCAGATG GTGCCTGCTCTCATTGCCAAGACAATGCCCACAGTCAACGCCGTGAACTATGCCCTGGGCAGTGAGATGGTGCACAGGGGCACCTGGCAGTGCCTTTCGCCACAGAGGAGAGAGCGCAGCCGGGAGCAGTGA
- the RGR gene encoding RPE-retinal G protein-coupled receptor isoform X2, with amino-acid sequence MAESGTLPPGFGELEVLAVGTVLLVEALSGLSLNILTILSFCKTPELRTPSHLLVLSLALADTGISLNALVAATSSLLRRWPYGSEGCQAHGFQGFATALASICSSAAIAWGRYHHFCTRSRLDWNTAVSLVLFVWLSSAFWAALPLLGWGHYDYEPLGTCCTLDYSRGDRNFTSFLFTMAFFNFLLPLFITVVSYRLMEQKLGKTSRPPVNTVLPARTLLLGWGPYALLYLYATIADATSLSPKLQMVPALIAKTMPTVNAVNYALGSEMVHRGTWQCLSPQRRERSREQ; translated from the exons atgGCGGAGTCCGGGACCCTGCCCCCTGGCTTCGGGGAGCTGGAGGTGCTGGCCGTGGGGACGGTGCTGCTGGTGGAAG CTCTTTCTGGCCTCAGCCTAAACATCCTGACCATCCTCTCTTTCTGCAAGACCCCAGAGCTGCGGACCCCCAGCCACCTGCTGGTGTTGAGCTTGGCGCTGGCCGACACTGGGATCAGCCTGAATGCCCTCGTTGCAGCCACGTCCAGCCTCCTCCG GCGCTGGCCCTACGGCTCAGAAGGCTGCCAGGCCCACGGCTTCCAGGGCTTCGCCACCGCACTGGCCAGCATCTGCAGCAGCGCAGCCATCGCCTGGGGGCGCTATCACCACTTCTGCACCC GCAGCCGACTGGACTGGAACACGGCCGTCTCCCTGGTGCTCTTCGTATGGCTGTCTTCTGCTTTCTGGGCGGCGCTGCCCCTCCTGGGCTGGGGCCACTATGACTATGAGCCGCTGGGGACCTGCTGCACCCTGGACTATTCCAGGGGGGACAG AAACTTCACCAGCTTCCTCTTCACCATGGCCTTTTTCAACTTCCTCCTGCCCCTTTTCATCACAGTCGTATCCTATCGGCTCATGGAGCAGAAACTCGGGAAGACCAGCCGTCCCCCG GTGAACACCGTCCTGCCAGCCAGGACGCTGCTGCTCGGCTGGGGCCCCTACGCGCTCCTGTATCTGTACGCCACCATCGCGGATGCAACCTCCCTCTCCCCCAAGCTGCAGATG GTGCCTGCTCTCATTGCCAAGACAATGCCCACAGTCAACGCCGTGAACTATGCCCTGGGCAGTGAGATGGTGCACAGGGGCACCTGGCAGTGCCTTTCGCCACAGAGGAGAGAGCGCAGCCGGGAGCAGTGA